The proteins below come from a single Metarhizium brunneum chromosome 1, complete sequence genomic window:
- the MCR1 gene encoding NADH-cytochrome b5 reductase 2 codes for MTTRILSRSRPAAILSTIAAASLAAGITTKFLIQDTRADSRASPPKVFGSGPAFFSLPLESADMVNHNTRLLRFKFADKEAVSGLPVNSSVLALSWPEGRWFPVIRPYTPISATDEQGHLDLMVKHYPDGKSSTHLHKLQPGQSLFFVASLKGHRWKADSFPHVTLIAGGAGITPIYQLTQAILRNPQDKTAVTLVFGVNSDRDVLLKEEFQDWEKKFPGRFKAVYTVSNPVEGSPYRKGYVTKDLLREVTPSPAGSETMVFVCGPPSMEKALVGDGRRRGILQELGYRKDQICQF; via the exons atgacaaCGCGGATCCTCAGTCGCTCGCGGCCCGCAGCCATTCTGAGCACCATCGCTGCCGCATCGcttgccgccggcatcaccaccaagtTCCTCATCCAAGATACTCGCGCCGACTCGCGAGCCTCGCCGCCAAAGGTCTTTGGAAGCGGACCGGCGTTCTTCTCGCTGCCGCTGGAGAGCGCGGACATGGTCAACCACAACACGCGGCTGCTGAGGTTCAAGTTTGCCGACAAGGAGGCTGTCAGCGGATTACCCGTAAACT CGTCGGTATTGGCCCTGTCGTGGCCGGAAGGGAGATGGTTTCCAGTCATACGGCCGTATACCCCCATCAGCGCAACCG ATGAGCAAGGGCACCTGGACCTCATGGTCAAGCACTACCCCGACGGCAAATCCAGCACCCATCTGCACAAGCTTCAGCCGGGCCAgtccctcttcttcgtcgccTCCCTCAAGGGCCACCGGTGGAAAGCCGACTCCTTCCCGCACGTCACTCTCATTGCTGGCGGGGCCGGAATCACGCCCATCTACCAGTTGACGCAGGCCATTCTGCGCAACCCCCAGGACAAGACGGCCGTGACTCTGGTTTTTGGCGTCAACAGCGACCGGGATGTCCTGCTCAAGGAGGAGTTCCAGGACTGGGAGAAGAAGTTCCCCGGGAGGTTCAAGGCCGTATACACGGTGAGCAACCCTGTTGAGGGATCGCCGTACAGGAAGGGCTATGTGACCAAGGACCTGTTGAGAGAGGtgacgccctcgccggcaGGAAGCGAGACGATGGTGTTTGTTTGCGGGCCGCCGAGCATGGAGAAGGCCTTGGTCGGCGACGGGAGGAGACGTGGGATATTGCAGGAATTGGGGTATAGAAAGGACCAGATTTGCCAGTTCTAG
- the ltnD gene encoding L-threonate dehydrogenase — protein sequence MHTIHYRPHNFFVSRNGKQVQVGETRTQAGQMMPLTASKPDDGPEPVSPANIGFLGARGWSLPLLMGAVSKPELRVHVYDDASDLVPRLAELGAITKDSLVKVARHCQTIVCATSDIKELESHLFCSQSGILPALPKHSIVLLSPSSPPSYYPYLLRRIADEGRPDVSLLDAACLAKSSHGNHHGRNVLVLSGPAGALAEANETLRGIPVQIWPIPGGLGQASKVEMVNQLLTGLHAAAAAEAMGLAAKAGQNTQVTFDIISNAAGTSSAFESRVPHMLSGDWKSQASTWQRTLDSLKSAISTARKLHFPLPLTATVEQLFISGVSQGLGNDGDGALVRAYLPECPDLVKDKAGQRSVNTSSHAPCCRAGDVSKIGFVGLGAMGQGMAASLIRAGFVVQGYDVHSPAVEAFASLGPGAMSAGSPGEAISGSDAVLLMVQNASQIDDVLFGSCRGAAALSSGSVVIVSSTVPPEHVRNVNLRLKEMGKGVLLVDAPVSGGVARAANGTLTIICSGENEGISKARGVLLAMTGGEKNLCQVEGGIGMASSVKLINQLLAGVHIAAAAEAMAFAARLDLDTQIVFDIFKASSAWSWMFENRVPQMLNGDWTPHSALAIFVKDLGIVLDEAARLNYYAPISSAAHTLYLAGAGHGWTNESDSGVVRLWEMLGPSVKSKADEKLDKPNSQGVEDQAKRTSIMNPGSDNRKGPQRLPAAPTLASLPPEYPHDVLSSIQGVVGSDQVPTLVILDDDPTGTQTCHDIDVLTVWDSETLDSEFRLDPRGFFILTNSRALPSAAARELIQEICANVAQAAKRAGKAFEIVLRGDSTLRGHLPEEPEAAEAALGAFDGWIISPFFAQGGRYTIDDVHYVKEGDTLVPASQTQFAADATFGYQNSNLRQYILEKCGPRFNNDSFLSITLQDIREGGPKAVTEKLLSVGPDSNRVIIVNAVAESDMHVFVAGLLEAEKGGRRYLYRTGAAFVSSRLGIKGIPPLTMKDLGVFSGAGERRPGGLVIAGSYVPKTTVQLEALTQRLKAKLQVVELKVPDLIASEDAAESIVRAAAQAVSMKLYAGHDVLVMTSRALIKGHDGLSSLNIGSKVANALVQLLGLVDVHPRYIIAKGGITSSDTATKGLKMKRARVLGQAAPGVPLWRCDEETSRHRGVPFVVFPGNVGNEDALADLVEAWAMPEEAS from the exons ATGCATACAATACACTACAGGCCGCACAACTTCTTCGTGTCGCGAAACGGCAAACAAGTGCAAGTGGGCGAGACGAGGACGCAAGCCGGCCAGATGATGCCATTGACAGCCAGCAAGCCTGATGACGGCCCGGAGCCTGTCTCTCCTGCCAACATTGGCTTTCTTGGTGCTCGTGGCTGGAGTTTGCCGCTGCTCATGGGTGCCGTGTCCAAGCCCGAGTTACGGGTTCATGTCTACGATGATGCCTCTGACCTGGTGCCGAGGCTGGCAGAGCTGGGCGCCATCACAAAAGACAGTCTCGTCAAGGTGGCAAGGCACTGCCAAACCATTGTGTGCGCAACGTCCGATATCAAGGAGCTAGAGAGCCATCTGTTTTGCTCGCAGAGCGGCATATTACCAG CACTTCCAAAACATTCCATTGTCCTGCTTTCCCCCAGCAGCCCGCCGTCGTACTATCCGTACCTGCTCCGAAGAATAGCAGACGAGGGCAGGCCTGACGTCTCGCTTTTAGATGCCGCCTGTCTCGCCAAGTCATCACATGGTAATCACCACGGGCGCAACGTCCTTGTTCTGTCAGGACCCGCCGGGGCTCTTGCAGAAGCAAATGAAACGCTTCGCGGTATTCCGGTCCAGATATGGCCGATCCCCGGAGGGCTTGGCCAGGCCTCCAAAGTGGAAATGGTTAACCAACTCTTGACCGGCTTGCATGCGGCTGCAgcggccgaggccatgggattggcggccaaggctggacaGAATACGCAGGTTACCTTTGATATCATAAGCAACGCAGCTGGAACTTCATCGGCGTTTGAGTCGCGTGTTCCGCACATGCTGTCGGGAGATTGGAAGTCTCAAGCTAGCACTTGGCAGCGAACCCTCGACAGCCTT AAATCTGCCATTTCAACGGCGCGAAAACTTCATTTTCCCTTGCCCCTGACTGCCACCGTAGAGCAGTTATTCATATCCGGTGTATCGCAAggccttggcaatgatggcgacggcgcaCTGGTTCGTGCCTACTTGCCCGAATGTCCCGAcctcgtcaaggacaaggccggcCAACGCAGCGTGAATACGTCGTCGCATGCTCCGTGCTGCAGGGCTGGTGACGTTTCCAAGATAGGCTTCGTTGGCCTGGGGGCCATGGGCCAAGGCATGGCCGCGTCGTTGATCCGGGCCGGCTTTGTCGTCCAGGGCTACGATGTTCACTCTCCTGCAGTAGAGGCATTCGCCAGCCTGggcccaggtgccatgtcaGCAGGTTCCCCGGGAGAAGCAATTAGTGGATCGGACGCGGTCCTGCTGATGGTGCAAAATGCGAGCCAGATTGACGACGTGCTCTTCGGAAGCTGCCGAGGCGCGGCTGCTTTGTCCAGCGGTTCGGTGGTCATTGTCAGCTCAACGGTTCCACCAGAACATGTCCGGAATGTCAATTTGAGACTGAAGGAGATGGGCAAAGGCGTTCTGTTGGTGGATGCCCCGGTCAGTGGAGGTGTAGCTCGGGCTGCCAACGGCACCTTGACG ATTATCTGCTCTGGGGAGAATGAGGGCATTTCCAAAGCTCGAGGGGTCCTCCTGGCCATGACGGGGGGAGAGAAGAATTTATGCCAGGTCGAGGGCGGCATTGGTATGGCCTCATCGGTGAAGCTCATCAACCAGCTGCTCGCAGGAGTCCACattgctgcggctgctgaaGCCATGGCGTTTGCTGCTCGTCTTGATCTTGACACCCAAATAGTATTTGACATTTTCAAGGCGTCCTCGGCGTGGAGTTGGATGTTTGAAAATAGAGTTCCCCAGATGTTGAACGGTGATTGGACCCCGCATTCCGCTTTAGCCATTTTCGTCAAAGATCTCGGGATAGTTCTTGATGAAGCCGCGCGGTTGAACTACTATGCGCCCATCTCCTCTGCCGCACACACCTTGTATCTGGCCGGCGCAGGCCACGGCTGGACAAATGAATCCGACTCGGGCGTAGTAAGGCTGTGGGAAATGCTAGGGCCATCAGTCAAGAGCAAGGCCGACGAGAAATTGGACAAGCCGAACAGCCAGGGTGTTGAAGACCAAGCCAAGAGGACGTCCATCATGAACCCCGGTTCTGACAACCGCAAAGGGCCACAGCGCCTCCCTGCTGCTCCTACTCTTGCATCACTGCCGCCCGAATACCCCCACGACGTCCTCAGTTCCATCCAGGGGGTGGTGGGCAGCGATCAAGTTCCTACGCTGGTAATATTGGACGATGACCCCACAGGCACGCAGACTTGTCACGATATTGACGTCTTGACCGTGTGGGATTCGGAGACGCTGGATTCCGAGTTCCGTCTTGACCCCCGCGgtttcttcatcttgaccAACTCGCGAGCACTCCCATCCGCAGCAGCTCGCGAGTTGATCCAAGAAATCTGCGCAAACGTGGCACAAGCAGCGAAAAGAGCCGGCAAGGCCTTCGAAATCGTCCTTCGAGGGGACTCCACCTTGCGAGGCCATCTTCCCGAGGAGCCCGAGGCAGCAGAGGCCGCCCTTGGTGCGTTTGACGGCTGGATAATTTCTCCATTTTTCGCCCAGGGCGGCAGATACACTATTGATGACGTGCACTACGTGAAAGAAGGGGATACCCTGGTGCCCGCCAGCCAGACGCAGTTTGCTGCCGATGCTACTTTTGGATATCAAAACTCCAATTTGCGGCAATACATTCTCGAAAAGTGCGGCCCGCGCTTCAACAATGATTCCTTCCTCAGCATCACCTTGCAAGACATCCGAGAGGGGGGGCCCAAAGCCGTGACGGAGAAGCTGCTCTCTGTGGGCCCGGACTCCAACAGAGTCATCATTGTGAATGCCGTCGCCGAGTCAGATATGCATGTATTCGTCGCCGGCCTCTTGGAGGCGGAGAAAGGGGGCAGGCGATATCTCTACCGAACAGGGGCGGCCTTTGTCTCGTCGAGACTTGGCATCAAGGGCATCCCGCCACTCACCATGAAAGACCTGGGGGTGTTTTCGGGTGCTGGCGAAAGACGTCCCGGCGGACTGGTCATTGCCGGATCATATGTCCCAAAGACGACAGTGCAGTTGGAAGCCCTGACACAACGGCTCAAAGCTAAGCTGCAGGTGGTGGAACTCAAGGTGCCAGACTTGATTGCCTCGGAAGATGCTGCCGAGAGCATCGTCAGGGCAGCAGCGCAGGCTGTCTCCATGAAGCTTTACGCCGGACACGACGTTCTCGTCATGACATCAAGAGCGCTCATaaaaggccatgatggccttAGTTCTTTGAACATTGGGTCTAAAGTTGCCAATGCTCTCGTGCAATTGCTGGGGCTGGTTGACGTCCACCCGAGGTACATTATCGCCAAGGGTGGCATTACTTCATCTGACACTGCCACAAAAGGCCTCAAAATGAAGCGCGCCAGGGTTTTGGGCCAAGCAGCTCCTGGCGTGCCACTATGGCGATGCGATGAGGAAACAAGCCGACATCGGGGCGTCCCGTTTGTCGTTTTCCCTGGAAATGTCGGCAATGAGGACGCCTTGGCAGATCTCGTGGAAGCATGGGCAATGCCAGAGGAGGCATCATAA
- the prtT_0 gene encoding Transcriptional activator of proteases prtT, protein MKRARFDSSQVSPPSESAEHQPKVSRKIRACQACQNRKIKCDLEPGQEQCARCARLGLKCVVNKSLQTLLDSENEWKNNIEAQMQSLQAALSEVQRALSMHVNVHVPRPTPAQLPGLQASASANNAHAHGFRGGGHGHGHSHSHSHSHGPSMPVQPPPQTHVDAPAPVPVPIRPTGMTRENSVEPEAPEADDQAMVNAPMASLYEVTKLRNVRSDPWARMHRPSSPSQKPDFISQGKFDLQEAERLFARFRETLNAYLWGGIALVHDSLEGARASSSLLTAAILAVTALHAQDDGTSFDVCYPIFLELVSQAMFDRYHSLDDVRGLCIGAFYLSDLSWKLSGLAVRIATELNLHQFCAMAIGDRPEYVEEARLWYFLYVCDHHFSIAYGRPPVISENSTLSCHEDFLRLPGITMSDLRLHSQVGVFIILSRIYHVFGPDRSRMIANDEFEILRRFDVDLARWRDQWKPRLAPNPHIADYPAKGVILHYHFARVQLFAICLRGLRPSEQFRMSNERRELVNLAICSAFGALELILNDPDMRRAVLGVPLYLLTTIAYACLFLMKAQTQWRSANLNIRHETVASTIEGIIILLEETSPCVRHVAHYLGRGLNGMLQKFKEHNAMEKQQVQNGQPVPVSYADGGAWPDWNSWMFGTANVPSQFGSDQDQQYGLSFLDALSSQMPG, encoded by the exons ATGAAGCGGGCAAGGTTCGATTCATCCCAAGTCAGTCCGCCCAGCGAGTCGGCCGAACATCAGCCGAAGGTCTCACGGAAGATTCGAGCAT GTCAAGCATGCCAGAACCGCAAAATCAAATGCGATTTGGAGCCTGGGCAAGAGCAGTGCGCGCGCTGCGCCAGGCTTGGCCTGAAGTGCGTCGTGAACAAGAGCCTGCAGACGCTGTTGGACAGCGAAAACGAGTGGAAGAACAACATTGAGGCGCAGATGCAGAGCCTCCAGGCGGCCCTGTCCGAGGTGCAAAGGGCGTTGAGCATGCATGTCAACGTGCATGTGCCGCGTCCGACGCCAGCTCAACTGCCGGGCTTGCAGGCGAGTGCGAGTGCCAATaatgcacatgcacatggcTTTCGAggcggtggccatggccatggccatagCCATAGCCATAGCCATAGCCATGGGCCGTCAATGCCTGTGCAGCCGCCACCCCAGACTCATGTCGacgcgccggcgccggtgccTGTGCCCATTCGACCGACCGGCATGACCAGGGAGAACTCTGTCGAGCCAGAAGCacccgaggccgacgaccaGGCCATGGTGAACGCGCCCATGGCAAGCCTCTACGAGGTCACCAAGCTGCGCAATGTCCGCAGCGACCCGTGGGCCCGGATGCATCGTCCCTCAAGTCCGTCGCAAAAGCCCGACTTTATATCCCAAGGAAAGTTCGACCTCCAGGAAGCAGAGCGGCTCTTTGCCAGGTTTCGGGAAACACTGAATGCGTATCTATGGGGTGGCATAGCTCTAGTTCACGACAGCTTAGAAGGCGCCAGAGCGTCATCGTCTCTTCTCACCGCAGCAATTCTCGCCGTGACCGCCTTGCATGCTCAGGATGACGGGACGTCCTTTGATGTCTGCTACCCGATCTTCCTCGAACTCGTCAGCCAGGCCATGTTTGACCGCTATCACTCGCTTGATGATGTGCGAGGACTGTGCATTGGCGCCTTCTACTTGTCCGACCTGAGCTGGAAGTTGTCGGGGCTTGCCGTAAGAATCGCCACCGAACTCAACCTGCACCAATTctgcgccatggccatcggAGACCGTCCAGAGTACGTCGAGGAGGCTAGGCTGTGGTACTTTTTGTACGTTTGCGATCACCACTTCAGCATTGCCTACGGCCGCCCGCCCGTGATTAGCGAGAACTCGACGCTGTCCTGTCACGAAGACTTTTTGCGCTTGCCCGGAATCACAATGTCGGATCTTCGCCTGCACAGCCAGGTCGGCGTGTTTATCATTCTTAGTCGAATTTACCATGTATTCGGGCCCGACAGATCGAGAATGATTGCCAACGACGAGTTTGAAATCCTCCGACGGTTCGACGTTGACTTGGCACGGTGGAGAGATCAATGGAAGCCTCGACTTG CTCCAAACCCCCACATCGCCGACTATCCAGCCAAGGGCGTCATACTGCACTACCATTTTGCCCGAGTGCAGCTATTTGCAATATGTCTTCGGGGCCTGCGGCCCAGTGAGCAATTCAGAATGTCCAATGAGCGCCGCGAGCTTGTGAATCTGGCTATATGCAGTGCATTTGGAGCTTTGGAGCTCATTCTCAACGACCCCGATATGAGGCGTGCAGTGCTGGGCGTGCCTCTGTACCTACTCACGACGATTGCGTATGCTTGCCTTTTCCTCATGAAGGCCCAGACGCAATGGCGGTCCGCAAACCTCAACATCCGCCACGAGACCGTCGCTTCCACCATAGAAGGCATCATCATACTCTTAGAGGAGACCAGCCCTTGCGTCCGCCATGTCGCGCACTACCTCGGCCGCGGGCTCAACGGCATGCTCCAGAAGTTCAAAGAACACAACGCAATGGAAAAGCAGCAGGTTCAGAATGGACAACCCGTGCCGGTGTCATATGCAGATGGTGGAGCGTGGCCCGATTGGAACAGCTGGATGTTTGGCACTGCAAACGTGCCGAGCCAGTTTGGATCGGACCAGGACCAACAGTATGGGCTTAGCTTTTTGGACGCTCTGAGCTCACAAATGCCGGGATGA
- the RNF1 gene encoding Guanyl-specific ribonuclease F1: MHFPIVSLLSLVALVSAAPANLQARDATNCGGVQYTAGAVQAAADAACNYVQSGSHAGSSTYPHRYNNYEGFDFPVAGPYNEFPILKSGQIYSGGSPGPDRVVISNSCNLAGVITHTGASGNNFVGCSGTS; the protein is encoded by the exons ATGCACTTCCCCATCGTCAGCCTCTTGTCCCTGGTTGCCCTGGTCAGCGCCGCGCCTGCAAACCTCCAGGCTCGAGATGCTACCAACTGCGGCGGCGTCCAATACACCGCTGGTGCTGTCCAGGCagctgctgatgctgcttgCAACTATGTCCAGAGCGGCAGCCATGCCGGATCCTCGACTTACCCTCATCGATACAACAACTACGAGGGCTTCGACTTCCCCGTCGCCGGCCCCTACAACGAGTTCCCCATCCTCAAGTCTGGCCAAATCTACTCTGGTG GCTCCCCCGGCCCTGACCGCGTTGTCATTTCTAATAGTTGCAACCTTGCTGGCGTCATCACCCACACCGGTGCTTCTGGAAACAACTTTGTCGGCTGCTCCGGCACTTCGTAA
- the TUBB gene encoding Tubulin beta chain, with protein sequence MPEIVHLQVGQCGNQVGTAFWQTILGEHGLDNNGLYTGDSRVQLDRVNVYFNEASEKKYVPRAVLVDLEPGTMDAVRAGPLGRLFRPDNFVFGQSSAANNWAKGHYTEGAELVEEVVDVVRRESESCDCLQGFQITHSLGGGTGSGMGTLLLSKIREEFPDRMMATFSVVPSAQTSDTVVEPYNTTLSIHQLVENSDATFCIDNQALYDICQRTLKLSNPSTGDLNHLISTVMSGISTSLRFPGQLNSDLRKICVNLVPFPRLHFFMVGFAPLTARGSHAFRSVTVPDLTQQMLDPRNMMAQSDFRNGRFLTCSAMFRGKLSGKEVEEQMRKAQDKNSTYFVDWIPNNVQTSLCTVPPKGLKMASTFIGNSTAIQDIFKRVGDQFAAMFRRKAYLHWYTGEGMDEMEFTEAESNMNDLISEYQQYQDATADDDQEEDYDEAPPAEEHLHQE encoded by the exons ATGCCTGAGATT GTTCATCTTCAAGTCGGCCAGTGT GGCAATCAAGTCGGCACCGCCTTCTGGCAGACAATCCTGGGCGAACATGGCTTGGACAACAATGGACT GTATACCGGTGATTCTCGAGTTCAGCTTGACCGTGTAAATGTCTACTTTAACGAA GCGTCGGAGAAGAAGTATGTTCCACGCGCCGTGCTCGTTGACCTGGAGCCTGGTACCATGGATGCCGTTCGAGCTGGGCCGTTGGGCAGACTCTTCCGCCCAGACAATTTTGTTTTCGGACAGTCATCTGCTGCCAACAACTGGGCCAAGGGTCACTACACCGAAGGCGCAGAGCTGGTTGAAGAAGTAGTCGACGTGGTCCGTCGTGAGTCTGAGAGCTGTGACTGTCTTCAGGGTTTCCAGATTACCCACTCCCTTGGCGGTGGTACTGGTTCCGGAATGGGCACTCTGTTGTTATCCAAGATCCGAGAAG AGTTCCCTGATCGCATGATGGCCACATTCAGTGTGGTGCCGTCTGCTCAAACGTCCGATACCGTCGTGGAGCCGTACAACACTACTCTGTCGATTCACCAACTGGTTGAAAACTCGGACGCCACGTTTTGCATCGACAACCAAGCTTTGTACGATATATGCCAACGAACGCTCAAGCTCTCAAacccgtcaactggtgacCTCAACCACCTGATCTCGACAGTCATGTCTGGAATATCTACTTCTCTGCGGTTCCCAGGTCAACTGAACTCTGATTTGAGAAAGATTTGTGTCAACTTG GTTCCGTTTCCACGTCTTCACTTCTTCATGGTGGGCTTTGCTCCCCTTACAGCTCGGGGCAGCCATGCATTCCGATCTGTCACGGTGCCCGACTTAACACAGCAGATGCTAGACCCTCGAAACATGATGGCGCAATCTGACTTCCGTAATGGCCGCTTTCTGACATGCTCGGCCATGTTCCGTGGCAAGCTCTCCGGTAAGGAAGtggaagagcaaatgcgTAAAGCCCAGGACAAGAATTCCACATATTTCGTGGATTGGATCCCAAATAATGTTCAAACATCGCTGTGTACCGTGCCGCCAAAGGGTTTGAAGATGGCATCCACATTCATAGGAAATTCTACTGCTATTCAGGATATCTTCAAGCGGGTCGGGGACCAATTTGCCGCCATGTTTCGTCGTAAGGCATACCTACACTGGTATACCGGCGAAGGTATGGACGAGATGGAATTTACCGAGGCTGAGTCGAATATGAATGACTTGATTTCCGAGTATCAACAGTATCAGGATGCCACTGCGGATGATGACCAGGAAGAAGATTATGATGAGGCCCCCCCTGCTGAGGAGCATCTGCATCAAGAGTGA